A region of Lycium barbarum isolate Lr01 chromosome 1, ASM1917538v2, whole genome shotgun sequence DNA encodes the following proteins:
- the LOC132612845 gene encoding uncharacterized protein LOC132612845: MKSKIEEHEEYTIIRFVANLNRDISKLMRLKTYNSLEEAFNDASKVEADLKEERSYKDKNKSFSTWNKGKEKWKNSTWDKPKSNTQAPQAKFDYKAKGDDKDKGVRDGYRTNDEHEGGVGHEEDEERSECEGDFYEEVEIRVNKQAIIKFSIGKYQDEILCDMVPMQACHLLLGRPWQFDVDAQHSGRTNKYSFVVKGKKYIINPLTPYQVSEDYRVMRELREKYQREEKEKSERETLLVISGEETSQDGSKKCLLAKPSNCLKGVDEGHFMEYETLFPEEMPDVLPPLRGIKHQIDFVAGSQIPNKPAYRSNPGETKKLQKQVDELLKKGLVKESLSPKSIEEHVGHLRQVFDVFLRERLFANIKKCDFCVDKVVFLGFVVSANGVEGFSTIASPLTELIKKDVPFVWGDEQEKAFHELKSMLSLSPLLQLPNFEKTFEVECAASGVGIGGVLMQEGKPLAYFSEKLKGASLNYCTYDKELYALVRVLTHWQHYLWDKEFIIRSDHESLNHLKSQSKLNKRHAKWVELIEAFPYVIHYKKGKDNVVADALSRRHVLLNTMTSRMMGFEFLKGFYSQDPNFKAICEELTQERRVDRFKLVDGFLFKDGRVFVPMSSWRELLVNEAHSGGMIGHFGVAKTLAILCYIQ, from the exons ATGAAGTCCAAGATAGAAGAGCATGAAGAGTACACTATTATAAGGTTTGTAGCCAacttgaatcgagacatctctaaaCTGATGAGGCTTAAAACCTATAATAGTCTTGAAGAGGCATTTAATGACGCATCCAAGGTTGAGGCAGATCTAAAAGAAGAGAGGTCCTACAAAGACAAAAACAAATCGTTCTCAACTTGGAACAAAGGCAAAGAAAAGTGGAAAAATTCCACTTGGGATAAGCCCAAGAGCAACACTCAAGCACCGCAAGCCAAATTCGATTACAAAGCCAAAGGTGATGATAAGGATAAAGGAG TGAGGGATGGGTATCGAACCAATGATGAACATGAGGGCGGGGTTGGtcatgaagaagatgaagaaagaAGTGAATGTGAAGGTGATTTCTATGAAGAGGTTGAGATAAG GGTCAACAAGCAAGCCATTATAAAATTTAGCATTGGCAAGTACCAGGATGAGATTTTGTGTGATATGGTACCCATGCAAGCTTGCCATCTATTGCTTGGAAgaccttggcaatttgatgttgATGCCCAACATAGTGGGAGAACTAACAAATACTCGTTTGTGGTCAAGGGGAAGAAATACATTATTAACCCACTAACCCCTTACCAAGTGAGTGAGGATTATAGAGTGATGAGGGAGCTTCGGGAGAAGTATCAAAGGGAAGAAAAAGAGAAGAGTGAGAGGGAGACTTTGTTGGTCATAAGTGGAGAGGAAACATCTCAAGATGGTTCCAAGAAATGTTTGTTGGCCAAACCAAGTAATTGCTTAAAAGGGGTTGATGAGGGACACTTCATG gaatatgaAACATTGTTCCCGGAAGAAATGCCCGATGTCTTACCTCCTTTGAGAGGTATTAAGCACCAAATCGACTTTGTAGCgggttcccaaattcccaacaaaccggcttataggaGCAATCCGGGAGAAACAAAAAAGTTGCAAAAGCAAGTGGACGAGCTTCTTAAAAAGGGGCTAGTGAAGGAGAGTCTTAGCCC GAAATCAATTGAGGAGCATGTAGGCCATTTGAGGCAAGTATTTGATGTCTTTTTGCGTGAGAGGTTGTTTGCTAATATCAAGAAATGCGATTTTTGTGTTGATAAAGTGGTGTTCTTGGGTTTTGTGGTGAGTGCAAATGGTGTGGAG GGGTTTAGTACAATTGCCTCACCCTTAACcgaattgatcaagaaagatgttccttttgtttggggagatGAGCAAGAGAAGGCGTTTCATGAATTGAAATCCATGTTGAGTTtgtcaccattgttgcaattacccaatTTTGAGAAAACTTTTGAAGTTGAGTGTGCTGCTTCTGGGGTTGGCATAGGTGGAGTATTGATGCAAGAAGGCAAGCCATTGGCTTACTTTAGTGAAAAGCTAAAAGGGGCGTCATTGAACTACTGTACTtatgacaaggagttgtatgcacttgtgagggtcttGACCCATTGGCAACATTATTTGTGGGATAAGGAGTTTATTATACGATCAGATCACGAATCCTTGAACCATTTGAAGAGCCAATCCAAGCTCAACAAGAGACATGCGAAATGGGTAGAATTGATTGAAGCTTTCCCTTATGTGATCcattacaaaaagggaaaggacaACGTGGTGGCGGATGCATTATCTAGAAGGCATGTCTTGCTAAACACTATGACTTCTAGAATGATGGGATTTGAATTCCTTAAGGGATTCTATTCTCAAGATCCCAACTTTAAGGCGATTTGTGAGGAGTTGACCCAAGAGAGGAGGGTTGATAGGTTCAAACTTGTTGATGGGTTCCTATTCAAGGATGGTAGAGTTTTTGTTCCAATGAGCTCATGGAGAGAGTTGCTCGTCAACGAAGCACATAGTGGTGGGATGATAGGCCATTTTGGAGTGGCCAAGACACTTGCCATTTTGTGTTATATCCAGTAG